A single genomic interval of Microbacterium sp. zg-Y1090 harbors:
- a CDS encoding FtsX-like permease family protein → MSAATAVLRAPQSPPRGTAGSARRIVTLTTLLSRPSRQGRAALLLPVVAFAVTTALLLVVVGGTVMFHTDPRVAGDPVYPMLSMLALVLLAVPVFTLGAAAARLSSRRRNDRLATLRLLGATSGEVSAMTVAEAALTALAGAVGGVVLYLVLLPLVGLLPFFGGPVGMGAVWAGLPAVFWAVIGVTALATISAALSLRAVRLGPLGVRRRTDAAPRRTVLLVVGLVLLIALIVVAGSFGSLADTLGVMILIGMFAGAMGLVNLIGAPLVALSGRIMARRATSAANLIAGRELAAHAPQAWRRVAGIAMIAFIAVVAGGGIGLLEAVGENEQGTLLSDIRVGVLVTLGAAFVLLACSVGVTQAASVLEDRELIVGLDRLGMPEEQLRRSRSLVVMVPLRWAALGGAAAGTALSLPIVGATGIIAPVPILVVVLTFVAGFAAVSLAMRATEPLARAVRRSAA, encoded by the coding sequence ATGAGCGCCGCCACCGCCGTGCTGCGCGCTCCGCAGTCCCCACCCCGTGGCACGGCCGGCTCGGCCCGCCGCATCGTCACCCTCACCACGCTGCTGTCACGACCGTCCCGCCAGGGGCGGGCTGCCCTGCTGCTGCCGGTCGTCGCCTTCGCCGTCACTACGGCCCTGCTGCTGGTGGTCGTGGGCGGCACGGTGATGTTCCACACCGACCCGCGCGTGGCAGGCGACCCGGTCTATCCCATGCTGAGCATGCTCGCCCTGGTGCTGCTGGCGGTGCCGGTGTTCACCCTCGGCGCCGCGGCGGCGCGGCTGTCGAGCCGCCGTCGCAACGACCGCCTGGCCACCCTGCGGCTGCTCGGGGCCACCAGCGGCGAGGTCTCGGCGATGACGGTCGCCGAGGCGGCGCTGACGGCACTGGCCGGTGCCGTCGGGGGCGTGGTGCTCTACCTGGTGCTGCTGCCGCTCGTGGGTCTGCTGCCGTTCTTCGGCGGGCCGGTGGGCATGGGCGCGGTGTGGGCCGGGCTTCCCGCGGTCTTCTGGGCGGTCATCGGCGTGACCGCCCTCGCGACCATCAGCGCCGCGCTCAGCCTGCGCGCGGTGCGTCTCGGCCCCCTCGGGGTGCGCCGACGCACGGATGCCGCACCGCGCCGCACCGTGCTGCTGGTCGTCGGGCTGGTCCTCCTCATCGCCCTCATCGTGGTGGCGGGCAGCTTCGGCTCGCTCGCCGACACCCTCGGGGTCATGATCCTCATCGGCATGTTCGCCGGCGCGATGGGGCTGGTCAACCTCATCGGGGCGCCGCTGGTGGCGCTGAGCGGCCGCATCATGGCGCGCCGCGCGACATCGGCGGCGAACCTCATCGCCGGTCGCGAACTCGCCGCACACGCACCGCAGGCATGGCGCCGGGTCGCGGGCATCGCGATGATCGCGTTCATCGCCGTCGTGGCCGGTGGGGGCATCGGCCTGCTCGAAGCGGTCGGCGAGAACGAGCAGGGCACGCTGCTGTCCGACATCCGCGTCGGTGTGCTGGTGACGCTCGGTGCGGCGTTCGTGCTGCTGGCCTGCTCGGTGGGCGTGACGCAGGCGGCATCGGTGCTCGAAGACCGTGAGCTCATCGTCGGGCTGGACCGGCTCGGCATGCCCGAGGAGCAGCTGCGCCGCTCGCGGAGTCTCGTGGTCATGGTGCCACTGCGCTGGGCGGCGCTGGGCGGAGCCGCCGCCGGCACCGCACTCAGCCTGCCGATCGTGGGGGCGACAGGGATCATCGCGCCCGTTCCCATCCTCGTGGTGGTGCTCACCTTCGTGGCTGGCTTCGCCGCGGTGAGCCTTGCGATGCGCGCCACCGAGCCGCTGGCACGGGCGGTGCGCCGCAGCGCGGCGTGA
- a CDS encoding ABC transporter ATP-binding protein, with amino-acid sequence MNVSPISPALAATGLVKRYGPLTALAGVDVTIERGQSVAVMGASGSGKTTLLHCLAAVLAPDGGSVRLAVDGGAPLELVGMTESERSAVRRSHVGFVFQEHLLLPELTAVENAALPLIVTGVARRQAEAHAAGWLAALGLAGMEDRRIGQLSGGQAQRVAIARAQATGAPVVFADEPTGALDSATSTEVMTALLQATTGQSRSLVVVTHDSDVAARCDRVLHMRDGRIVGETAGTAARADANGAAR; translated from the coding sequence ATGAACGTCTCTCCGATCTCCCCCGCCCTGGCCGCCACCGGCCTCGTCAAGCGCTACGGCCCCCTCACCGCCCTCGCCGGCGTCGATGTCACGATCGAGCGGGGGCAGTCGGTCGCGGTGATGGGCGCCTCGGGCTCGGGCAAGACGACCCTGCTGCACTGCCTCGCCGCGGTGCTGGCCCCCGACGGCGGCTCCGTGCGTCTCGCCGTCGACGGCGGCGCCCCGCTGGAGCTCGTGGGCATGACCGAGTCGGAGCGCTCGGCGGTGCGCCGTTCGCACGTGGGGTTCGTCTTCCAGGAGCACCTGCTGCTGCCCGAGCTCACCGCCGTCGAGAACGCCGCGCTGCCGCTGATCGTCACGGGCGTGGCCCGGCGCCAGGCAGAGGCGCACGCCGCCGGCTGGCTGGCCGCTCTGGGGCTCGCGGGCATGGAGGACCGACGCATCGGCCAGCTGTCGGGAGGTCAGGCCCAGCGCGTCGCGATCGCGCGCGCCCAGGCCACGGGCGCACCCGTCGTGTTCGCCGACGAGCCGACCGGCGCCCTCGATTCGGCGACCTCGACCGAGGTGATGACGGCGCTGCTGCAGGCCACCACCGGCCAGAGCCGCAGCCTCGTCGTCGTCACGCACGACTCCGACGTCGCGGCACGCTGCGACCGCGTGCTGCACATGCGCGACGGCCGCATCGTCGGCGAGACCGCAGGCACCGCCGCGCGCGCCGACGCGAACGGGGCCGCCCGATGA
- a CDS encoding ArsR/SmtB family transcription factor translates to MVDGGEAKRSGVMTSAMLKAMSHPLRRRIMRILASRDFARAADIAAELDVPANSVSFHLRSLADAGLVVEAPEQARDRRDRVWTAVEGGFDLGSPDHPVEDEALGGTLLAALAQEHTDMLRRVVVWAPEYTAGRSPGVHGTFARTMIRLSEPEFVDLMERIGAVIDQAREAHDATVAEARVWELDIVAADDVI, encoded by the coding sequence ATGGTCGACGGCGGTGAGGCTAAGCGCAGCGGGGTGATGACGTCCGCGATGCTCAAGGCGATGTCGCATCCCCTGCGGCGCCGCATCATGCGGATCCTCGCCTCGCGCGACTTCGCCCGGGCCGCGGACATCGCCGCCGAGCTCGACGTGCCGGCGAACAGCGTGAGCTTCCACCTGCGGTCGCTCGCCGATGCCGGGCTCGTGGTCGAGGCTCCCGAGCAGGCACGCGACCGCCGAGACCGGGTGTGGACGGCCGTGGAGGGAGGCTTCGACCTCGGCAGCCCCGATCACCCCGTCGAGGATGAAGCGCTGGGCGGGACGCTTCTCGCCGCGCTGGCCCAGGAGCACACCGACATGCTGCGACGCGTGGTCGTCTGGGCGCCGGAGTACACCGCCGGTCGCAGCCCGGGAGTTCACGGCACGTTCGCCCGCACCATGATCCGGCTGAGCGAGCCGGAGTTCGTCGACCTCATGGAGCGGATCGGCGCGGTGATCGATCAGGCGCGCGAGGCACACGACGCGACCGTCGCCGAGGCACGGGTCTGGGAGCTCGACATCGTCGCGGCAGACGACGTCATCTGA
- a CDS encoding DsbA family protein yields MTRQRLLPLAVLAATLVALTGCTASDTDAAPATSPEPSAATTSLSAADGIVVGDGPVAVELWTDLSCPYCAVLEEATGSDLEQWVADGTITLSLHPMNYVSEKRGDTTDYSTRAANLLGLVADAGETDAVLPLYALLQENQVDADGAPTDADLLAYATEAGVAADLTAGVENLTMAEWVQESNDHWIGEVVGSETPVDHVPLLVVNGETFELRGDGSDAARLREAVDAAAAG; encoded by the coding sequence ATGACCCGTCAGCGACTCCTCCCTCTCGCCGTCCTCGCGGCCACCCTGGTCGCACTCACCGGCTGCACCGCCTCCGACACGGATGCGGCACCCGCCACCAGCCCCGAGCCCTCCGCGGCGACCACGTCGCTGTCGGCAGCCGACGGCATCGTCGTCGGCGACGGTCCGGTCGCCGTGGAGCTGTGGACCGACCTGTCATGCCCATACTGCGCCGTCCTCGAGGAGGCCACGGGAAGCGACCTGGAGCAGTGGGTCGCCGACGGCACGATCACGCTGTCGCTGCACCCGATGAACTACGTGAGCGAGAAGCGCGGCGACACCACCGACTACTCCACGCGCGCGGCCAACCTGCTGGGCCTGGTCGCCGACGCGGGCGAGACCGATGCCGTCCTGCCGCTGTACGCCCTGCTGCAGGAGAACCAGGTCGATGCCGACGGCGCACCGACCGACGCCGACCTGCTGGCCTACGCCACCGAGGCGGGCGTCGCCGCAGACCTCACCGCCGGTGTCGAGAACCTGACGATGGCCGAGTGGGTGCAGGAGAGCAACGACCACTGGATCGGCGAGGTCGTCGGCTCGGAGACCCCCGTCGACCACGTGCCCCTGCTCGTCGTCAACGGCGAGACGTTCGAGCTGCGCGGCGACGGCTCGGATGCCGCACGCCTCCGCGAGGCCGTGGACGCCGCCGCCGCCGGCTGA
- a CDS encoding MFS transporter, protein MTTTTSAPHRLWRNRRYLTWLVSDTSRGLADGLYAFALPLLTLIVTDDPAQAGIVGAVGGAVLAVTTLYGGVLADRHPRIGLMILGSTIGVVLSLGFTVLAFGGSLTFAGLLVLTLLLGARAGLFDVAGESAIKQVVPDAAMGRAQAANQARDAALQLAGGPLGGALLAVGGWLIGAAMTLAQLIAAVSAWLLRGGGSGATESAPAPAATSDAPTARTKSSAAGEMRTAFLWLWARDDLRAVLFIATIINLGFNAGLTTVLYAMQQAGHSPAVIGWLSAGAGVAMLVGAVAAPALIPRVKAGVIAIAGLGVATAGVLALSQLETVWAIVGVLAASVLLLPALNAALMGYTMVAVPSELLGRVNSVSTVLAIGAMPLGPLIAGFGLTWVGREGTLLVCAALCGVATAMAVASRGLRALPTEGGWADHAARFARG, encoded by the coding sequence ATGACCACGACGACTTCTGCGCCGCACCGGCTCTGGCGTAACCGCCGCTACCTCACCTGGCTCGTCAGCGACACGAGCAGGGGTCTGGCCGACGGGCTGTATGCCTTCGCCCTGCCGCTGCTGACGCTGATCGTCACAGACGACCCCGCTCAGGCCGGGATCGTCGGCGCGGTGGGCGGCGCGGTGCTCGCGGTCACGACGCTCTACGGCGGGGTGCTCGCCGACCGGCATCCGCGCATCGGGCTCATGATCCTCGGCTCCACCATCGGCGTGGTGCTGTCGCTGGGATTCACCGTGCTGGCGTTCGGCGGCTCCCTCACCTTCGCCGGACTGCTGGTGCTGACGCTGCTGCTGGGGGCGCGTGCCGGTCTGTTCGACGTGGCCGGCGAGAGCGCGATCAAGCAGGTCGTGCCCGACGCGGCGATGGGGCGCGCGCAGGCGGCGAACCAGGCCAGGGATGCCGCGCTGCAGCTGGCCGGCGGACCGCTCGGCGGGGCGCTGCTGGCCGTCGGCGGCTGGCTGATCGGCGCCGCGATGACGCTCGCCCAGCTGATCGCCGCGGTCTCGGCGTGGCTGCTGCGGGGCGGAGGATCCGGCGCGACCGAGAGCGCGCCGGCGCCGGCGGCGACGTCCGACGCCCCGACCGCGCGGACGAAGAGCAGCGCAGCCGGCGAGATGCGCACGGCCTTCCTCTGGCTGTGGGCCCGCGACGATCTGCGCGCGGTGCTGTTCATCGCCACGATCATCAACCTCGGGTTCAACGCCGGCCTCACGACCGTGCTCTACGCGATGCAGCAGGCGGGCCACTCTCCCGCCGTCATCGGCTGGCTGTCGGCGGGGGCGGGCGTGGCGATGCTCGTCGGAGCGGTCGCCGCGCCCGCACTGATTCCCCGGGTGAAGGCCGGGGTGATCGCGATCGCGGGGCTCGGCGTGGCGACAGCCGGGGTGCTGGCGCTGTCCCAGCTGGAGACGGTGTGGGCGATCGTCGGTGTGCTCGCGGCCTCCGTGCTGCTGCTTCCCGCGCTCAACGCCGCATTGATGGGGTACACGATGGTCGCCGTTCCGAGCGAGCTGCTCGGGCGGGTGAACAGCGTCAGCACCGTGCTGGCGATCGGAGCGATGCCGCTCGGGCCGCTGATCGCGGGCTTCGGCCTGACGTGGGTCGGGCGCGAGGGCACCCTGCTCGTCTGCGCCGCCCTGTGCGGGGTGGCCACCGCGATGGCCGTCGCCAGCCGCGGCCTGCGCGCGCTTCCGACCGAGGGGGGCTGGGCCGATCACGCCGCGCGCTTCGCGCGCGGCTGA
- a CDS encoding ArsR/SmtB family transcription factor produces the protein MSLPATIDAGAACCGPRITSTLSDDEARSLAKVFKALGDPARVKLLSLIAAGADGEACICDLTDPIGLSQGTVSHHMKLLADAGLVTREQRGKWAYFAVAGDALESAAAALRSA, from the coding sequence ATGAGTCTTCCCGCGACGATCGATGCCGGGGCCGCGTGCTGCGGTCCGCGCATCACCTCGACCTTGAGCGACGACGAGGCGCGGAGCCTGGCGAAGGTGTTCAAGGCGCTGGGTGACCCCGCGCGGGTGAAGCTGCTGTCGCTCATCGCCGCCGGCGCGGACGGAGAGGCATGCATCTGCGATCTCACCGATCCGATCGGGCTCTCCCAGGGCACGGTCTCCCACCACATGAAGCTGCTCGCCGACGCCGGACTGGTGACCCGCGAGCAGCGCGGGAAGTGGGCGTACTTCGCGGTGGCCGGCGACGCACTGGAGTCGGCCGCGGCAGCCCTGCGGTCCGCATGA
- the arsB gene encoding ACR3 family arsenite efflux transporter, whose translation MRASTAARPTTAAGPRLSPLDRWLPAWIALAMAAGLLIGRFVPGVSTLLASLELGGISVPIALGLLVMMYPVLAKVRYDRVGAVAGDTKLLVASLALNWVAGPALMFALAWVFLPDLPEYRTGLIIVGLARCIAMVVIWNDLACGDREAAAVLVAINSVFQVVAFSLLGWFYLTVLPGWLGLDSQGVDVSIGQIALNVAIFLGIPLLAGFASRFIGERRRGRTWYEERFLPRVGPWALYGLLFTIALLFALQGEQVTSRPWDVGRIALPLLVYFAVMWFVGLFTGKALGLGYARSATLAFTAAGNNFELAIAVAIATFGATSGQALAGVVGPLIEVPVLVGLVYVSLWAARAWFRTDPPATRPETP comes from the coding sequence ATGAGGGCCTCCACCGCCGCCCGGCCGACGACGGCCGCTGGGCCGCGCCTGTCGCCGCTGGACCGCTGGCTGCCCGCGTGGATCGCGCTGGCGATGGCCGCCGGGCTGCTGATCGGCCGGTTCGTCCCCGGGGTGTCCACCCTGCTCGCGAGCCTCGAGCTCGGGGGCATCTCGGTGCCCATCGCCCTCGGCCTGCTGGTGATGATGTACCCGGTTCTCGCGAAGGTGCGCTACGACCGCGTCGGCGCGGTGGCCGGCGACACGAAGCTGCTGGTCGCCTCCCTGGCGCTGAACTGGGTCGCCGGACCCGCCCTCATGTTCGCGCTGGCGTGGGTGTTCCTGCCCGACCTGCCGGAGTACCGCACCGGGCTCATCATCGTGGGGCTGGCGCGATGCATCGCGATGGTCGTGATCTGGAACGACCTGGCCTGCGGCGACCGCGAGGCGGCCGCCGTGCTCGTGGCGATCAACTCCGTCTTCCAGGTCGTCGCCTTCTCGCTGCTGGGCTGGTTCTACCTCACCGTGCTCCCCGGCTGGCTCGGGCTCGACAGCCAGGGGGTGGACGTGTCGATCGGGCAGATCGCCCTGAACGTCGCAATCTTCCTCGGCATCCCGCTGCTGGCCGGCTTCGCCTCCCGCTTCATCGGCGAGCGCCGCCGTGGCCGCACCTGGTACGAGGAGCGCTTCCTGCCGAGGGTGGGGCCGTGGGCGCTGTATGGATTGCTCTTCACGATCGCGCTGCTGTTCGCCCTGCAGGGCGAACAGGTCACCTCGCGCCCCTGGGATGTGGGGCGCATCGCGCTGCCCCTGCTGGTCTACTTCGCCGTGATGTGGTTCGTCGGGCTCTTCACCGGCAAGGCGCTCGGCCTCGGGTACGCGCGGTCGGCGACGCTGGCGTTCACCGCAGCGGGCAACAACTTCGAGCTGGCCATCGCCGTCGCCATCGCCACCTTCGGCGCCACCTCCGGGCAAGCCCTGGCCGGCGTGGTCGGGCCGCTCATCGAGGTGCCCGTGCTCGTCGGTCTCGTCTACGTGTCGCTGTGGGCGGCACGCGCGTGGTTCCGCACCGATCCCCCTGCCACCCGACCGGAGACACCATGA
- the chrA gene encoding chromate efflux transporter, with amino-acid sequence MTREPAPAAAPARGSVGEVFLAFLRLGLTSFGGPTAHLGYFRDELVTRRRWLDDSRYGELVALAQFLPGPASSQVGFALGLLRAGPLGAVVAWLAFTLPSAMLLVGFAYAAAALDSPVGDGIVTGLKIVAVAIVAQAVWGMARTLAPDARRGSIAVVAVVVALLAAGSLGQVAAIALGALAGLLLCREPDAGDLGGAAVGGGGDALVVAVSRRAGAIALGTFAALLMILPMVAAAAGTRLADIADGFYRAGALVFGGGHVMLPLLQAEVVAAGWVSPEQFLAGYGAAQAVPGPLFTFAAYLGALSAPGAAGLLGAAVALVAVFLPGMLVMVGVLPFWSAVRTRPAARALLRGANAAVLGILAAALYDPVFVTAVVDAPSFALAAVCFVLLVAWRMPPWAVVLVGAVGGLLITLV; translated from the coding sequence GTGACCCGAGAGCCGGCACCGGCCGCGGCGCCCGCACGCGGGAGCGTCGGCGAGGTGTTCCTGGCATTCCTGCGTCTGGGGCTCACGTCGTTCGGCGGGCCGACCGCCCACCTGGGCTACTTCCGCGACGAGCTCGTGACCCGCCGGCGGTGGCTGGACGACAGCCGGTACGGCGAGCTGGTCGCGCTCGCACAGTTCCTGCCCGGGCCGGCGTCGAGCCAGGTGGGGTTCGCGCTGGGACTGCTGCGGGCGGGCCCCCTGGGCGCCGTCGTCGCCTGGCTCGCGTTCACGCTGCCGTCAGCGATGCTCCTGGTGGGGTTCGCCTACGCCGCCGCAGCGCTGGACAGCCCCGTCGGCGACGGCATCGTGACCGGGCTCAAGATCGTCGCCGTCGCCATCGTCGCCCAGGCCGTGTGGGGCATGGCGCGCACGCTGGCGCCCGATGCCCGGCGCGGCTCGATCGCGGTCGTCGCCGTGGTCGTCGCACTGCTCGCCGCCGGCTCGCTCGGGCAGGTCGCCGCCATCGCGCTCGGCGCGCTGGCCGGGCTGCTGCTGTGCCGCGAACCGGATGCCGGCGACCTCGGCGGCGCTGCCGTCGGCGGCGGGGGTGACGCGCTGGTCGTGGCGGTGTCCCGGCGCGCGGGCGCCATCGCGCTGGGGACGTTCGCCGCGCTGCTGATGATCCTGCCGATGGTCGCTGCGGCCGCCGGCACGCGCCTGGCGGACATCGCCGACGGGTTCTACCGCGCCGGTGCGCTCGTCTTCGGCGGCGGCCACGTGATGCTGCCCCTGCTGCAGGCCGAAGTGGTCGCCGCCGGCTGGGTCAGCCCTGAGCAGTTCCTCGCCGGGTACGGCGCCGCGCAGGCCGTGCCGGGTCCGCTGTTCACGTTCGCGGCGTATCTCGGCGCCCTGTCGGCACCGGGCGCCGCAGGGCTGCTCGGCGCGGCCGTCGCCCTCGTGGCCGTCTTCCTCCCCGGCATGCTGGTGATGGTGGGGGTGCTGCCGTTCTGGAGCGCCGTGCGCACCCGACCCGCTGCCCGCGCCCTCCTGCGCGGCGCGAACGCGGCGGTCCTCGGCATCCTCGCCGCCGCGCTCTACGACCCGGTGTTCGTCACGGCGGTCGTCGATGCGCCGTCGTTCGCGCTGGCTGCGGTCTGCTTCGTGCTGCTCGTCGCCTGGCGGATGCCGCCGTGGGCGGTCGTCCTCGTGGGCGCGGTGGGCGGGCTGCTGATCACGCTGGTGTAG
- a CDS encoding DUF72 domain-containing protein has product MAGRVRVGISGWRYPSWRGDFYPRGLAQARELQYVGETMSTLELNGSFYSLQRPSSYRRWREAVPAGFVFAVKGSRYITHMLRLRGIEVALANFFASGVLALGAQLGPVLWQLPEREEFDPDVLEAFLASLPRTTGAALEIARRHDARLDGRAWLEIERDAPIRYALEPRSATFEHAALAPLLRAHDVALVVADTAGRFPAFGEATASFVYVRLHGAEDLYTSGYTDTQLDAWAARVRDWRDGTTSGGDGKPRDVYVYFDNDARGHAPHDAVALARRLGDGPAS; this is encoded by the coding sequence ATGGCCGGGCGGGTGCGGGTGGGGATCTCAGGGTGGCGCTACCCGAGCTGGCGCGGCGACTTCTACCCGCGCGGTCTCGCTCAGGCGCGGGAGCTGCAGTACGTCGGCGAGACCATGTCGACATTGGAGCTGAACGGGTCGTTCTACTCGCTCCAGCGCCCGAGCAGCTACCGCAGATGGCGTGAGGCCGTCCCCGCCGGATTCGTGTTCGCGGTCAAGGGCTCCCGCTACATCACCCACATGCTGCGGCTGCGCGGGATCGAGGTGGCGCTGGCGAACTTCTTCGCCTCGGGCGTGCTGGCACTCGGCGCTCAGCTGGGGCCGGTGCTGTGGCAGCTGCCGGAGCGGGAGGAGTTCGACCCCGACGTGCTCGAGGCGTTCCTGGCATCGCTGCCGCGCACGACCGGCGCAGCCCTCGAGATCGCCCGCCGCCACGACGCGCGCCTGGACGGGCGGGCCTGGCTCGAGATCGAGCGCGACGCCCCGATCCGGTACGCGCTGGAGCCCCGGTCGGCCACCTTCGAACATGCCGCCCTCGCGCCGCTGCTGCGCGCCCACGACGTCGCGCTCGTGGTGGCGGACACGGCGGGACGTTTCCCCGCGTTCGGCGAGGCGACGGCGTCGTTCGTCTACGTGCGCCTGCACGGCGCGGAGGACCTCTACACCAGCGGCTACACCGACACCCAGCTGGATGCCTGGGCCGCCCGCGTCCGCGACTGGCGCGACGGCACGACCTCCGGCGGCGACGGCAAGCCGCGCGACGTCTACGTCTACTTCGACAACGACGCCCGGGGTCACGCCCCGCACGACGCGGTCGCGCTCGCCCGCCGTCTCGGCGACGGCCCGGCGTCGTAG
- a CDS encoding arsenate reductase ArsC: protein MTPAKPSVLFVCVHNAGRSQMAAGFLRDIAGDRIEVRSAGSLPAERINPVAVDAMAEIGIDITAEQPKVLTTEAVQASDVVITMGCGDACPIFPGKRYEDWTLDDPAGQGIDAVRPIRDDIRARIEQLVGELL from the coding sequence ATGACCCCCGCCAAGCCCTCCGTCCTGTTCGTCTGCGTGCACAATGCCGGCCGCTCCCAGATGGCCGCCGGATTCCTGCGCGACATCGCCGGCGACCGCATCGAGGTGCGCTCGGCCGGCTCCCTGCCGGCGGAGCGGATCAACCCCGTCGCCGTCGACGCCATGGCCGAGATCGGCATCGACATCACCGCAGAGCAGCCCAAGGTGCTCACGACCGAGGCCGTGCAGGCATCCGACGTGGTCATCACGATGGGATGCGGCGACGCGTGCCCCATCTTCCCCGGCAAGCGCTACGAGGATTGGACGCTCGACGACCCCGCCGGTCAGGGCATCGATGCCGTCCGCCCCATCCGCGACGACATCCGCGCGCGCATCGAGCAGCTCGTGGGCGAACTGCTCTGA
- a CDS encoding lipase maturation factor family protein has protein sequence MDGFAAVDFEAARQVLQRGIAALYIVAFLSTFHQFRALLGERGLLPAPELLAWATASPRRARMVGPTLFRRVRYSDRRLRALCVAGMTVGAALVAGTPQLGPPWVPMVCFLLLWLGYMSVVSIGQTFYGFGWEMLLLEAGFVAAFLGSDDQPPPTVVIVLLWWLLFRLEFGAGMIKIRGGREWRDLTALMFHHETQPMPGPLSRQAHLLPRWFHRLEVVGNHFSQLVVPWFLFAPLLGLWVPGPVPSIVGTVAGGIVIVTQLWLVLTGNFAWLNWATIVLGFAAVSVPGSGAPPASDPPWVVDGLPLYWLVITSGVGLLYVVISWPALRNLAARRQLMNASFNRWQLANAYGAFGTVTRERVEYIIEGTTDPDPETATWREYGFRGKPGDVRRIPRQWAPYHLRLDWLMWFLPLGRSLEGWFAALLGRLLEADAATLALLRVDPFAGDRPRWVRVVSYRYRFATHAEFRRDRVRWVRDRRRVLVRPIGARDVG, from the coding sequence ATGGACGGCTTCGCGGCGGTGGATTTCGAGGCGGCGCGGCAGGTGCTGCAGCGCGGGATCGCGGCGCTGTACATCGTGGCGTTCCTGTCGACGTTCCACCAGTTCCGCGCCCTGCTGGGCGAGCGGGGGCTGCTGCCCGCGCCGGAGCTGCTGGCGTGGGCCACGGCCTCACCGCGCCGGGCGCGGATGGTGGGGCCGACGCTCTTCCGCCGCGTGCGCTACAGCGACCGGCGCCTGCGCGCCCTCTGCGTGGCGGGGATGACCGTGGGCGCGGCGCTCGTCGCGGGCACCCCCCAGCTCGGGCCGCCGTGGGTGCCGATGGTGTGCTTTCTGCTGCTGTGGCTCGGCTACATGTCGGTGGTCAGCATCGGGCAGACCTTCTACGGGTTCGGGTGGGAGATGCTGCTGCTGGAGGCGGGCTTCGTGGCGGCCTTCCTCGGGTCGGACGATCAGCCGCCGCCCACCGTGGTGATCGTGCTGCTGTGGTGGCTGCTGTTCCGGCTGGAGTTCGGCGCCGGCATGATCAAGATCCGCGGCGGGCGGGAGTGGCGCGACCTCACGGCACTGATGTTCCACCACGAGACGCAGCCGATGCCGGGGCCGCTCAGCCGGCAGGCACACCTGCTGCCGCGATGGTTCCACCGTCTGGAAGTGGTGGGCAACCACTTCTCGCAGCTCGTGGTGCCGTGGTTCCTGTTCGCACCCCTGCTCGGCCTCTGGGTGCCCGGCCCCGTCCCGTCGATCGTCGGCACGGTCGCCGGTGGCATCGTCATCGTCACCCAGCTGTGGCTCGTGCTCACGGGCAACTTCGCCTGGCTGAACTGGGCGACGATCGTGCTGGGCTTCGCGGCGGTGTCGGTGCCCGGCTCCGGCGCCCCGCCGGCATCCGACCCGCCGTGGGTCGTCGACGGCCTGCCACTGTACTGGCTCGTGATCACGAGCGGTGTGGGGCTGCTGTACGTCGTGATCAGCTGGCCGGCGCTGCGCAACCTCGCCGCGCGGCGGCAGCTGATGAACGCCAGCTTCAACCGCTGGCAGCTGGCCAACGCCTACGGCGCGTTCGGCACGGTCACCCGCGAGCGCGTCGAGTACATCATCGAGGGCACGACCGACCCCGACCCCGAAACGGCGACATGGCGGGAGTACGGGTTCCGCGGAAAGCCCGGCGATGTGCGCCGCATCCCCCGGCAGTGGGCGCCCTACCACCTGCGGCTGGACTGGCTCATGTGGTTCCTGCCGCTGGGGCGGTCGCTCGAGGGCTGGTTCGCGGCGCTGCTGGGGCGGCTGCTCGAGGCGGATGCCGCGACGCTTGCGCTGCTGCGCGTGGACCCGTTCGCGGGCGACCGCCCCCGCTGGGTGCGTGTGGTGTCCTACCGCTACCGCTTCGCCACCCATGCGGAGTTCCGCCGCGACCGCGTGCGGTGGGTGCGCGACCGGCGCCGGGTTCTCGTGCGGCCGATCGGCGCGCGCGACGTGGGCTGA